DNA from Kitasatospora acidiphila:
GCGAACTCGTAGTCGTGCGCGGAGTCCCCGAGGTAGGGCGTGGCCTCCCAAGTCGACTTCGCACCCTCGCCGTTCAGGCCCTGGGCGTACAGCACGACGGCATTGACCCCGTCGAGCCGCGAGTACGCCTCCAACTCGCTGTCGGTCTCGCCACGTCCGGGGAAGGCGATGATCGCGAGATGCTTCGCGCCGGCGGTGCCAGCGGTGGCGGCGGACGGCAGGTGCTCGATGAACGTCCTTGACTTCCCGCCGACTTGGATCGTGTGGGTGGTCGCGGAGTTCGGGGCACCTGCACAGGCCGACCCACCGCTCACCGCCACCGTCGGGCTTGCCTGGGTCGGGCTGGCGGAGGCCGAGTTGACGGACGTCGGCCTGACGGACGCCGGGTCGGCGGAGGCCGAGTTGGCGGAGGCCGGGCCGGCCGAGCAGCCCGCCGACGAGCCCACCGCCAGCACGGCGACGAGCCCGGCGGCCAGGCCGGACGCCGACCGGCGCAGCGGGAGGTGCCGACGCGCCTCACGTCGAATCTGGTGTCGCAAAAGTGTGCGCCTCTCTTTGGTTGACGGTACGTCAGGCATCCGTCGACGGCTCGTCTTCTCGCGGCCGGCGCAGCAGCGTCGCGGTGCTCGCACGCAGCTCACGCAGGTGCTGTCGGGTGAGTTCCTCGGCCGCGACCGGGTTCCGGTCCCGCACCGCCTCGAAGATCGCCTGGTGCCGGTCGCGGTCGTGGACCCGGTCCTGGATGAGTCCGCGCAGGGTGCGCTGCTCCCCGCGCCGCACCGCGAGCAGCGAGTCGACGACCTCGAACAGCATCGGATTGCCGGACGCGGCGGCCAGGTCCCGGTGGAAGTTGCGGCCTCGGGGCACCCGCGACTGCGTCGCGATCTCCACCGCGGCTGCCAGCTGGGCCAGTTGCTCGTCGGTGCGGTTCCGGGCGGCGAGCGCGGCGATGCTCGGTTCGATCGCCAGTCGCGCCTCGACGAGTTGGAGGATCTGCTCGTCCCGGATGGGCACGGAGTTGGGATTGGGCAGCACCGTCCGCCGCACCCCGGGACCGACGAAGATCCCGGACCCGTGCCGCAGTTGGACGGCATCGGTGGCCTGCAGCCTGCGCAGCGCCTCCCGGATCGTGGGCGGGGTCACCCCGAACCGCTCGGCCATGCCCCGCACCGTGGGCAGGCTGTCGCCGGGGCCGAGCCCCTGCTCGGCGATCAGGTCGAGCAGGCCGACTGCCAGCCGCTCCGCCAGGCCGGCCGGATAGCGCGCCTGGTCATCCGCTCCACCGGTTGCCATGACCGAATCCCCCATTCAGCAATTGACCAAGTGACTATATCAATCCTCGCCGGACGACACCGCGGCCGTGGTGGCGATGCTCGTCGGCGACGACG
Protein-coding regions in this window:
- a CDS encoding alpha/beta hydrolase family esterase, with the translated sequence MRHQIRREARRHLPLRRSASGLAAGLVAVLAVGSSAGCSAGPASANSASADPASVRPTSVNSASASPTQASPTVAVSGGSACAGAPNSATTHTIQVGGKSRTFIEHLPSAATAGTAGAKHLAIIAFPGRGETDSELEAYSRLDGVNAVVLYAQGLNGEGAKSTWEATPYLGDSAHDYEFADDLVQWLAQAPCVDATRIDLTGKSDGAGFAASAACTISGVAAVATVSGAFYQDSNHCTASGHPLPVLNLHGSSDWVIPYDGNPARRLYGTDAWLQLWRQRDKCTGAGVEQALSADVTQTTWSGCADGSVVVNDRIAGGGHTWTVATAPSGPGATVGPIDSAQTIAAFFAAHPLPGAKP
- a CDS encoding FadR/GntR family transcriptional regulator, whose translation is MATGGADDQARYPAGLAERLAVGLLDLIAEQGLGPGDSLPTVRGMAERFGVTPPTIREALRRLQATDAVQLRHGSGIFVGPGVRRTVLPNPNSVPIRDEQILQLVEARLAIEPSIAALAARNRTDEQLAQLAAAVEIATQSRVPRGRNFHRDLAAASGNPMLFEVVDSLLAVRRGEQRTLRGLIQDRVHDRDRHQAIFEAVRDRNPVAAEELTRQHLRELRASTATLLRRPREDEPSTDA